A genome region from Stenotrophomonas maltophilia includes the following:
- a CDS encoding sensor histidine kinase — MIKPNLWQKLAAVIAALMLMCCMALLALQMRANTRHEQEVVQRLSLGLAEHIAQRSELMDTSGMRDAAVRALFGQLMAVNPSVEVYLLDDQGRILGHDAPTGHLVRNRVDVAPLRRLLAGAPLPILGDDPRSADGRKVFSAAPLIVQGRQAGYVYVVLVGEHRQMLSDDLAAGSQWNTTLWSVMLVGSLGLLAGLVAFYWVTRPLRRLTRRIQAFDIDAPTPLPPPEPLRPGERDELVILEHAHAQMAQRLGEQWQQLRQQDLQRRELVANISHDLRTPLSSLHGYLETLALKDATLSPDERRRYLGIALAQSAKVGRLARALFELARLEHGEVRLEWEVFALPELLQDVLQKFELAAQARNQRLHADFPPGLPPVRADLGLVERVLTNLLDNALRHAPEGGRIEVRLCATPDSVEVSVADDGPGVAPALRTQLFQAPAALGARRGENGGLGLLIVQRIVQLHGRRIELHDSERGALFVFALPRAEPAA, encoded by the coding sequence ATGATCAAGCCGAACCTGTGGCAGAAGCTGGCAGCAGTGATCGCCGCGCTGATGCTGATGTGCTGCATGGCGCTGCTTGCGCTGCAGATGCGTGCCAACACCCGCCACGAGCAGGAGGTGGTGCAGCGGCTGTCGCTGGGCCTTGCCGAGCACATCGCCCAGCGCAGCGAGCTGATGGATACCAGCGGCATGCGCGATGCCGCGGTGCGCGCGCTGTTCGGCCAGCTGATGGCGGTCAATCCCAGCGTCGAGGTCTACCTGCTGGACGACCAGGGGCGCATCCTCGGCCACGATGCGCCCACAGGCCATCTGGTGCGCAACCGGGTGGACGTGGCACCGCTGCGCCGGCTGCTGGCCGGTGCACCGTTGCCGATCCTCGGCGATGACCCGCGCAGCGCGGATGGCCGCAAGGTGTTCAGTGCCGCGCCGCTGATCGTGCAGGGTCGCCAGGCCGGTTATGTGTACGTGGTGCTGGTCGGCGAACACCGTCAGATGTTGTCCGACGACCTTGCCGCCGGCAGCCAGTGGAACACCACGCTGTGGTCGGTGATGCTGGTCGGCAGCCTGGGCCTGCTGGCCGGGCTGGTAGCGTTCTATTGGGTGACCCGCCCGTTGCGGCGGCTGACCCGGCGCATCCAGGCCTTCGATATCGATGCGCCGACGCCGCTGCCGCCGCCCGAGCCGCTGCGCCCCGGTGAGCGCGACGAACTGGTGATCCTGGAACACGCGCACGCGCAGATGGCGCAGCGGCTGGGTGAGCAATGGCAGCAGCTGCGCCAGCAGGACCTGCAGCGGCGCGAGCTGGTCGCCAACATCTCGCACGACCTGCGCACGCCGCTGTCGTCGCTGCACGGCTACCTGGAAACGCTGGCATTGAAGGATGCCACGCTGTCACCGGACGAGCGCCGCCGCTATCTCGGTATCGCTCTGGCCCAGAGTGCCAAGGTCGGTCGGCTGGCACGCGCGCTGTTCGAGCTGGCACGGCTGGAGCACGGCGAAGTGCGGCTGGAGTGGGAGGTGTTCGCGCTGCCGGAACTGCTGCAGGACGTGCTGCAGAAATTCGAACTGGCTGCGCAGGCGCGCAACCAGCGCCTGCACGCGGATTTCCCGCCAGGCCTGCCGCCGGTGCGCGCCGATCTGGGCCTGGTCGAGCGGGTGCTGACCAACCTGCTCGACAACGCGCTGCGGCATGCGCCCGAGGGGGGCCGGATCGAGGTGCGCCTGTGCGCGACGCCTGACAGCGTGGAGGTGAGCGTGGCCGATGATGGTCCAGGTGTTGCCCCTGCACTGCGCACGCAGCTGTTCCAGGCACCGGCCGCGCTCGGCGCGCGACGTGGCGAGAACGGCGGGTTGGGCCTGCTGATCGTGCAGCGCATCGTGCAGCTGCACGGCCGTCGCATCGAACTGCATGACAGCGAGCGCGGCGCGCTGTTCGTGTTTGCGTTGCCGCGCGCGGAACCGGCGGCCTAG